In Sideroxyarcus emersonii, one DNA window encodes the following:
- a CDS encoding alanine--glyoxylate aminotransferase family protein produces MKIKSFHPPQRVLMGPGPSDVSPRVLAAMARPTIGHLDPKFVELMDEMKSLLKYAFQTQNELTMPVSAPGSAGMETCFVNLVEPGDKVVVCQNGVFGGRMQENVERCGGIAVMVQDDWGRAVDPQKLEDALKANPDAKVVAFVHAETSTGALSDAQALVEVAHRHGCLTIVDAITSLGGSPVMVDAWDIDAIYSGTQKCLSCTPGLSPVSFSPRAQEKIRNRKSKVQSWFMDLNLVMGYWGGATKRAYHHTAPINALYGLHEALVMLQEEELENAWARHQRNHLALRAGLEAMGLDFVVPENERLPQLNAISVPQGVDEAAVRALLLSDYQLEIGAGLGAMAGKVWRIGLMGHASNPRNVRLCLGALDDVLGRMQAPITRGVAVDAANLHLAA; encoded by the coding sequence ATGAAAATAAAATCATTTCATCCACCTCAACGCGTCCTGATGGGACCCGGCCCTTCGGATGTCAGCCCCCGTGTGCTGGCTGCGATGGCGCGCCCCACCATCGGCCATCTCGATCCGAAGTTCGTCGAGCTGATGGACGAAATGAAATCCCTGCTGAAATACGCGTTCCAGACCCAAAACGAACTGACCATGCCGGTCTCCGCACCCGGTTCCGCCGGCATGGAGACCTGCTTCGTCAACCTGGTGGAGCCGGGCGACAAGGTCGTGGTGTGCCAGAACGGCGTGTTCGGCGGACGCATGCAGGAGAACGTCGAGCGCTGCGGCGGCATCGCCGTGATGGTGCAGGACGACTGGGGTCGCGCGGTCGATCCGCAAAAGCTGGAAGATGCGCTGAAAGCCAATCCGGATGCCAAGGTCGTGGCGTTCGTGCACGCGGAGACCTCCACCGGCGCGCTGTCCGATGCGCAGGCGCTGGTCGAAGTGGCGCACCGCCACGGCTGCCTGACCATCGTCGACGCGATCACCTCGCTGGGCGGCTCGCCGGTCATGGTCGATGCATGGGACATCGACGCGATCTATTCCGGCACGCAGAAATGCCTGTCCTGCACGCCCGGCCTCTCGCCCGTCAGTTTCAGCCCGAGGGCGCAGGAGAAGATCAGGAACCGCAAGAGCAAGGTGCAGAGCTGGTTCATGGACCTCAACCTGGTGATGGGTTACTGGGGCGGTGCGACCAAGCGCGCCTACCATCACACCGCACCGATCAACGCGCTGTATGGCCTGCATGAGGCGCTGGTGATGCTGCAGGAGGAAGAGCTGGAAAACGCCTGGGCGCGCCATCAGCGTAACCACCTGGCGCTGCGCGCCGGGCTGGAAGCGATGGGGCTGGATTTCGTCGTGCCGGAAAACGAACGCCTGCCGCAGCTGAACGCGATCTCCGTGCCGCAAGGCGTGGACGAAGCCGCCGTGCGTGCGCTGCTGCTGTCCGATTACCAGCTGGAGATCGGTGCCGGCCTCGGCGCAATGGCCGGAAAGGTGTGGCGCATCGGCCTGATGGGACACGCCAGCAACCCGCGCAACGTGCGTCTGTGCCTGGGCGCGCTGGACGATGTGCTTGGCCGCATGCAGGCACCGATCACGCGCGGCGTCGCAGTGGATGCGGCGAACCTGCACCTGGCTGCCTGA
- a CDS encoding MoxR family ATPase: MSTALKNVIAQTERVILGKPHQIRLALACLLARGHLLIEDLPGVGKTTLAHALARSLGLQFQRIQFTSDMLPADILGVSVYHREHEKFEFHAGPIFAQMILADEVNRAMPKTQSALLEAMEEQQVTTEGSTRPLPTPFFVIATQNPTYQIGTFPLPESQLDRFLMRIQLGYPDAQAERGLLAGVERREIVSGLAPQMSAAELLALQQQVRQVVVAPALLDYVQAILRHTRESARFIHGLSPRAGLALLAAARAWSLIDGRNAVIPEDVQAVLPGVASHRLQSVQDMQVSDGDKLARELIEAVAIP; the protein is encoded by the coding sequence ATGAGCACTGCCCTGAAGAACGTCATCGCCCAGACCGAACGAGTCATTCTCGGCAAGCCCCACCAGATCAGGCTTGCCCTCGCCTGCCTGCTGGCGCGCGGCCACCTGCTGATCGAGGACTTGCCCGGCGTCGGCAAGACCACGCTGGCGCATGCGCTGGCGCGGTCGCTCGGCCTGCAGTTCCAGCGTATCCAGTTCACCAGCGACATGCTGCCCGCCGATATCCTGGGCGTATCGGTGTATCACCGCGAGCACGAGAAATTCGAGTTCCACGCCGGCCCGATCTTCGCGCAGATGATCCTGGCGGACGAAGTGAACCGCGCCATGCCGAAGACGCAGAGCGCGCTGCTGGAAGCCATGGAAGAACAGCAGGTCACCACCGAGGGCAGTACCCGCCCGCTGCCGACGCCGTTCTTCGTCATCGCCACGCAGAATCCCACCTACCAGATCGGCACTTTCCCGCTGCCGGAATCGCAGCTCGACCGCTTCCTGATGCGCATCCAGCTGGGTTACCCGGACGCCCAGGCGGAGCGCGGCCTGCTCGCCGGGGTGGAACGGCGCGAGATCGTCTCCGGCCTCGCGCCGCAGATGAGCGCGGCGGAACTGCTCGCCTTGCAGCAACAGGTCAGGCAGGTGGTCGTTGCGCCCGCGCTGCTCGATTACGTGCAGGCCATCCTGCGCCACACGCGCGAGTCGGCGCGCTTCATACACGGGCTGTCGCCCCGCGCCGGGCTGGCGCTGCTCGCCGCCGCGCGCGCATGGTCCCTGATCGACGGCCGCAATGCCGTGATCCCGGAAGATGTGCAGGCCGTGCTGCCCGGCGTCGCCAGCCACCGCCTGCAAAGCGTGCAGGACATGCAGGTCTCCGACGGCGACAAACTGGCGCGCGAACTGATCGAAGCCGTCGCCATCCCGTAA
- a CDS encoding homoserine dehydrogenase: MKPINVGLLGIGTVGGGTFTVLQRNAEEITRRAGRPIRITVVADKNLELAKKVTGGACRVTDDAFSVVADPEVDIVVELIGGYGVAKELVLKAIANGKHVVTANKALLAAHGNEIFKAAQDKGVMVAFEAAVAGGIPIIKALREGLTANRIEWIAGIINGTTNFILSEMRDKGLSFDTVLKEAQRLGYAEADPTFDIEGVDAAHKITILSALAFGIPMQFDKAYIEGISKLDAADIRYAEQLGYRIKLLGITKRTPEGIELRVHPTLIPAKRLIANVEGAMNAVVVQGDAVGATLYYGKGAGAEPTASAVIADLVDVTRMATSDPQNRVPHLAFQPNAMADLKVLPMDDVITSYYLRLRVQDKPGVLADITRILADEQISIDAVIQKEPGEGEDQTDLIMLTHQTREKRINAAIAKIEKLGVVAGKVTKLRLEELGK; encoded by the coding sequence ATTAAGCCAATCAATGTAGGTCTGTTGGGTATCGGCACGGTCGGCGGCGGCACCTTCACCGTATTGCAACGCAACGCCGAAGAGATCACCCGCCGTGCCGGCCGTCCCATCCGCATCACCGTGGTGGCGGACAAGAATCTGGAGCTGGCGAAGAAGGTCACCGGCGGCGCCTGCCGCGTGACGGACGATGCGTTCTCGGTGGTGGCTGACCCGGAAGTGGATATCGTCGTCGAACTGATCGGCGGCTACGGCGTGGCCAAGGAACTGGTGCTGAAGGCGATCGCCAACGGCAAGCATGTGGTCACCGCCAACAAGGCGCTGCTGGCCGCGCACGGCAACGAGATATTCAAGGCGGCGCAGGACAAGGGCGTGATGGTGGCGTTCGAGGCGGCGGTGGCGGGCGGCATCCCCATCATCAAGGCGCTGCGCGAAGGACTCACCGCGAACCGCATCGAGTGGATCGCCGGCATCATCAACGGCACCACCAACTTCATCCTGTCCGAGATGCGCGACAAGGGCTTGAGCTTCGACACCGTGCTGAAGGAAGCGCAGCGTTTGGGCTATGCCGAGGCCGACCCGACCTTCGACATCGAGGGCGTGGACGCGGCGCACAAGATCACCATCCTGTCCGCGCTCGCCTTCGGCATCCCGATGCAGTTCGACAAGGCCTACATCGAAGGCATCTCCAAACTGGATGCGGCCGATATCAGATATGCCGAACAGCTCGGCTATCGCATCAAGCTGCTGGGCATCACCAAGCGTACGCCGGAAGGCATCGAGCTGCGCGTGCATCCCACGCTGATCCCGGCCAAGCGCCTGATCGCCAACGTGGAAGGCGCAATGAACGCAGTTGTGGTGCAAGGCGATGCCGTCGGCGCAACCCTTTATTACGGCAAGGGCGCAGGTGCGGAGCCGACCGCCAGCGCAGTGATCGCCGACCTGGTGGACGTGACGCGCATGGCAACCTCCGATCCGCAGAACCGTGTGCCCCATCTGGCGTTCCAGCCGAACGCGATGGCCGACCTGAAGGTGCTGCCGATGGACGATGTGATCACCAGCTACTACCTGCGCCTGCGCGTGCAGGACAAACCCGGCGTGCTGGCCGACATCACGCGCATCCTGGCTGACGAGCAGATCTCCATCGACGCCGTGATCCAGAAGGAACCCGGCGAAGGCGAAGACCAGACCGACCTCATCATGCTCACGCACCAGACCCGCGAGAAGCGCATCAATGCGGCGATCGCCAAGATCGAGAAGCTGGGTGTGGTGGCAGGGAAGGTGACGAAGCTGCGGCTGGAAGAACTGGGAAAATAA
- a CDS encoding response regulator transcription factor, which yields MQYPFNSERKARVIVVDDHAIIRQGMSMLINREPDLHVCCEAASVEQAVDANRACAHDIAIVDMSLSNASGLELVRRFQFLFPQLPILILSMHDEAIYAEPALKAGASGYLMKQMATDVLLHAIRKILQGELYLSDQMHSRMLKKMMGSEKSESPVGNLSPAELEVLHLIGLGMGTSEIAERLVRSVKTIESHKANIKKKLNLDSGNQLTLFAINLVASRVGS from the coding sequence ATGCAGTACCCATTCAATTCGGAACGGAAAGCCAGGGTGATAGTGGTGGACGATCACGCCATCATCCGGCAGGGCATGTCCATGCTGATCAATCGCGAACCGGACCTGCACGTCTGCTGCGAGGCCGCGAGCGTCGAGCAGGCGGTTGATGCGAATCGTGCCTGCGCCCATGACATCGCGATTGTGGACATGTCCTTGTCCAATGCGTCGGGGCTGGAGCTGGTGCGGCGTTTCCAGTTCCTGTTCCCGCAATTGCCCATCCTGATCCTGTCGATGCACGACGAGGCGATTTATGCCGAGCCGGCATTGAAGGCCGGCGCCTCCGGTTACCTGATGAAGCAGATGGCGACCGATGTCTTGCTGCACGCGATCCGCAAGATCCTGCAAGGCGAGCTTTACCTGAGCGACCAGATGCATTCCCGCATGCTGAAAAAGATGATGGGCAGCGAGAAGAGCGAATCGCCGGTCGGCAACCTGTCGCCGGCGGAGCTGGAAGTCCTGCACCTGATCGGCCTGGGGATGGGAACCAGCGAGATCGCCGAAAGGCTGGTGCGCAGCGTCAAGACCATCGAATCGCACAAGGCCAATATCAAGAAGAAGCTCAACCTGGACAGCGGCAACCAGCTGACATTGTTCGCCATCAATCTGGTCGCATCGCGCGTCGGATCGTAG
- a CDS encoding Mth938-like domain-containing protein, protein MALHLQTGNNQRLFTAHGAGYVAINGHPYRQSVVVTAAAVHTDWPASDFASLDQAHFDYFIALKPEVLLLGTGARQHFAPPQLYRNLVAAGVAIEFMDTPAACRTYNILIAEDRKVVAAILL, encoded by the coding sequence GTGGCATTACATCTGCAAACAGGCAACAACCAGAGATTGTTCACCGCACACGGGGCGGGGTATGTCGCCATCAACGGCCATCCCTACCGGCAATCCGTGGTGGTGACGGCCGCCGCCGTGCATACCGACTGGCCCGCCAGCGATTTCGCCTCGCTCGACCAGGCGCATTTCGATTATTTCATCGCCCTGAAACCGGAAGTGCTGCTGCTGGGCACCGGCGCCAGGCAGCACTTCGCCCCGCCCCAGCTCTACCGCAACCTGGTCGCCGCAGGCGTTGCCATCGAATTCATGGACACCCCTGCCGCCTGCCGCACCTACAACATCCTCATCGCCGAAGACCGCAAGGTGGTCGCCGCGATCCTGCTATAA
- a CDS encoding AEC family transporter produces the protein MNNLVLLILCFIAGMSLHRFKRMPVNAPAVLNSVILHVSLPALTLLSVHGLRISGDVGLMAAMGWLNFAMSAGFFWLVGRWLDLPRSTVGALILTGGLGNTAYVGLPMIEAYYGHQALASGIIVDQLGSFLALSTLGITFAGLYSSGRPGIGEMAKRVFRFPPFIALLLALVLIPFDYPEWLTVVLKRLSDTMAPLALLAVGFQLRLGHLAGNGRNLAIGLAFKLVLAPLVLFLLYVPLLGAHGQAIQITLFQAAMPPMITAAILATEHDLDPPLATLMTTVGLMLSFVTLTGWWWLMQGV, from the coding sequence ATGAACAATCTTGTCCTGCTGATTCTCTGCTTCATCGCCGGCATGTCGCTGCATCGCTTCAAGCGCATGCCGGTGAATGCCCCGGCCGTACTCAACTCCGTCATCCTGCATGTCTCGCTGCCTGCATTGACGCTGCTGTCGGTGCACGGGCTGAGGATCAGCGGCGATGTCGGCCTGATGGCGGCGATGGGATGGCTGAACTTCGCCATGTCCGCCGGCTTCTTCTGGCTGGTGGGGCGCTGGCTGGACCTGCCCCGTTCCACCGTCGGAGCGCTGATTCTGACCGGCGGGCTGGGTAACACCGCCTATGTCGGCTTGCCGATGATCGAGGCGTACTACGGGCACCAGGCTCTCGCCAGCGGCATCATCGTCGACCAGCTCGGTTCCTTCCTGGCGCTATCCACCCTGGGCATCACCTTCGCCGGTCTCTATTCGTCGGGTCGCCCCGGCATCGGCGAGATGGCAAAACGCGTGTTCCGGTTCCCGCCGTTCATCGCATTGCTGCTCGCGCTGGTACTCATCCCCTTCGATTACCCGGAATGGCTGACAGTCGTGCTCAAGCGCCTGAGCGATACAATGGCGCCGCTGGCACTGCTGGCGGTCGGTTTTCAGCTGCGGCTCGGGCATCTCGCCGGCAACGGGCGCAACCTGGCCATAGGCCTGGCGTTCAAGCTGGTGCTGGCGCCGCTGGTGTTGTTCCTGTTGTATGTGCCGCTGCTCGGCGCGCACGGCCAGGCGATTCAGATCACGCTGTTCCAGGCGGCCATGCCGCCGATGATCACCGCTGCGATCCTGGCCACCGAGCATGATCTCGATCCGCCCCTGGCGACGCTGATGACGACGGTGGGGTTGATGCTGTCGTTCGTTACGCTGACCGGCTGGTGGTGGCTGATGCAGGGCGTATGA
- a CDS encoding glycerate kinase, which translates to MNKGQMNPRELLQHMFSAAVAAAQPDVCIPRYLPQPPQGRLVVIGAGKASAAMARAVENCWPSRLEGLVVTRYGYAVPCQHIEIVEAAHPVPDQAGEAASRRMLELVAGLTADDLVLCLISGGGSSLLPLPAAGLSLEDKQAINRNLLKSGATIAEMNCVRRHLSAIKGGRLAAACHPARVVNLIISDVPGDNPADIASGPTLADASTCSEALAILRRYAIDVPQRVIDLLASGAGESIKPGDERLPAIETHLIATPQMALEAAATVARNHGIACHILGDSIEGEARDVGKVMAGIALQVSRRGQPFRPPCVLLSGGETTVTVRGDGRGGRNVEFLLSLGIALQGEPGIHAIAGDTDGVDGSEEIAGAYLAPDTLARAWAQGIRPADSLARNDGHGFFRALGDSLVTGPTLTNVNDFRAILVTG; encoded by the coding sequence ATGAATAAGGGACAGATGAATCCGCGCGAACTGTTGCAGCACATGTTTTCCGCAGCCGTCGCCGCGGCCCAGCCCGATGTGTGCATTCCCCGGTATCTGCCGCAGCCGCCGCAAGGCCGCTTGGTCGTCATCGGTGCCGGCAAGGCGTCGGCGGCGATGGCGCGCGCGGTGGAAAACTGCTGGCCGTCCCGACTCGAAGGGCTCGTTGTCACCCGTTACGGCTACGCGGTGCCGTGCCAACACATCGAGATCGTGGAGGCCGCGCACCCGGTGCCGGACCAGGCGGGAGAGGCGGCCAGCAGGCGCATGCTCGAACTCGTTGCGGGCCTCACCGCCGACGACCTGGTGCTTTGCCTGATTTCCGGCGGCGGTTCGTCGCTGCTGCCGTTGCCGGCCGCCGGGCTGTCGCTGGAGGACAAGCAGGCGATCAATCGCAATCTGCTCAAGAGCGGCGCTACCATCGCGGAGATGAATTGCGTGCGCCGCCATCTGTCGGCGATCAAGGGCGGCCGTTTGGCCGCCGCCTGCCATCCGGCGCGTGTGGTGAACCTGATCATCTCGGATGTGCCCGGGGACAACCCGGCCGACATCGCCTCGGGCCCGACCCTCGCCGATGCCAGCACCTGCAGCGAGGCGCTCGCCATCCTGCGCCGCTATGCCATCGATGTCCCGCAGCGGGTGATCGACCTGCTGGCAAGCGGCGCAGGCGAGTCGATCAAGCCCGGCGATGAGCGGTTGCCTGCGATAGAGACGCACCTGATTGCCACGCCGCAGATGGCGCTGGAGGCGGCTGCCACTGTGGCCCGCAATCACGGCATCGCATGCCATATCTTGGGCGATTCGATCGAGGGTGAGGCGCGCGATGTGGGCAAGGTCATGGCCGGGATCGCGTTGCAGGTGAGCCGGCGCGGGCAGCCGTTCCGGCCGCCGTGCGTGCTGCTGTCCGGCGGCGAGACCACGGTGACTGTGCGCGGCGACGGTCGCGGCGGGAGAAACGTCGAGTTCCTGTTGTCTCTCGGCATCGCTCTGCAAGGCGAGCCGGGTATCCATGCGATCGCGGGCGATACCGATGGCGTCGACGGCAGCGAGGAGATCGCCGGCGCTTATCTTGCGCCCGATACGCTCGCCCGCGCCTGGGCGCAAGGCATCCGGCCGGCCGACAGCCTGGCGCGCAACGATGGGCACGGCTTCTTTCGGGCGCTGGGCGATTCCCTCGTCACCGGACCCACGCTGACCAATGTGAACGACTTCCGCGCCATACTCGTCACCGGGTAA
- the thrC gene encoding threonine synthase, with the protein MKYISTRGNAPAKTFTEILLGGLAPDGGLYLPEQYPQVTRAELDAWRKLSYADLAFAVLSKFATDIPATDLKAIVGKTYTAQVYSNGRADSDAAQITPLRTLSEGVHILELSNGPTLAFKDMAMQLLGNLFEYALAKKNEELNILGATSGDTGSAAEYAMRGKKGIRVFMLSPNGKMSAFQRAQMYSLQDPNIHNIAINGMFDDAQDMVKAVSNDHAFKARYKIGTVNSINWARVSAQVVYYFKGYFAATKSNDEQVAFSVPSGNFGNICAGHIARMMGLPIGQLILATNENDVLDEFFRTGVYRPRGTDHTYETSSPSMDISKASNFERFVFDLVGRDGAKVREFWSAVDKGGAFDIKGSSYWNDLSRFNFASGKSSHQDRLKTIREVWQEYGVMIDPHTADGLKVGLEQRRPSLPLICLETALPAKFAATIQEALSRQPERPAAMEGIEDLPQRCEVMDADVGKLKSFIAANVPQ; encoded by the coding sequence ATGAAATATATTTCCACCCGCGGCAATGCACCCGCCAAGACCTTCACCGAGATCCTGCTGGGTGGTCTTGCGCCGGACGGCGGGCTGTACCTGCCGGAGCAATACCCGCAAGTGACGCGCGCCGAGCTGGACGCGTGGCGCAAGCTGTCGTATGCCGATCTCGCTTTCGCGGTGCTGTCCAAATTCGCCACCGATATCCCGGCAACCGACCTGAAAGCCATCGTCGGCAAGACCTATACCGCACAGGTCTACAGCAACGGCCGTGCCGACAGCGATGCCGCGCAGATCACTCCGCTGCGCACCCTCAGCGAAGGCGTGCACATCCTCGAACTCTCCAACGGCCCGACGCTGGCATTCAAGGACATGGCGATGCAGCTGCTCGGCAACCTGTTCGAGTACGCATTGGCGAAGAAAAATGAAGAACTGAACATCCTCGGCGCGACTTCCGGCGACACCGGTTCCGCCGCCGAATACGCGATGCGCGGCAAGAAGGGCATCCGCGTGTTCATGCTGTCCCCGAACGGCAAGATGTCGGCCTTCCAGCGTGCGCAGATGTATTCGCTGCAGGACCCGAACATCCACAACATCGCCATCAACGGCATGTTCGACGACGCTCAGGACATGGTGAAGGCGGTGTCCAACGACCATGCGTTCAAGGCCAGATACAAGATCGGCACGGTCAACTCGATCAACTGGGCGCGCGTGTCGGCGCAGGTGGTCTACTACTTCAAGGGCTACTTCGCCGCTACGAAATCCAACGACGAGCAGGTCGCGTTCTCCGTGCCGTCCGGCAACTTTGGCAACATCTGCGCCGGCCACATCGCGCGCATGATGGGCCTGCCCATCGGCCAGCTCATCCTGGCGACCAACGAGAACGACGTGCTGGACGAATTCTTCCGCACCGGCGTCTATCGCCCGCGCGGCACCGACCACACCTACGAGACCAGCAGCCCGTCGATGGATATCAGCAAGGCATCCAACTTCGAGCGCTTCGTGTTCGACCTGGTCGGGCGCGATGGTGCCAAGGTGCGCGAGTTCTGGAGTGCGGTGGACAAGGGCGGCGCGTTCGACATCAAGGGCAGTTCGTACTGGAACGACCTGTCCAGGTTCAACTTCGCTTCCGGCAAGAGCTCGCATCAGGATCGCCTGAAGACGATCCGCGAAGTCTGGCAGGAATATGGCGTGATGATCGACCCGCATACTGCCGACGGGCTCAAGGTAGGATTGGAACAGCGCCGCCCCAGTCTGCCGCTGATCTGCCTGGAAACCGCGCTGCCGGCGAAATTTGCCGCGACCATCCAGGAAGCGTTGAGCCGCCAGCCTGAACGTCCCGCAGCGATGGAAGGGATCGAAGACCTGCCTCAACGCTGTGAGGTGATGGATGCGGATGTGGGCAAACTGAAGTCGTTCATCGCTGCAAATGTTCCGCAATAA
- a CDS encoding pyridoxal phosphate-dependent aminotransferase has product MKAEKEISKPVLKSAKLANVCYDIRGPVMARSKQMEEEGQRIIKLNIGNLAPFGFDAPEEVQQDVILNLPNSSGYSDSKGLFAARKAIMHYTQLKKIAGVTIDDIYIGNGASELIVMSMQGLLNPGDEVLVPAPDYPLWTAAVTLAGGTPRHYICDEANEWNPDLQDMRSKITPNTRAIVVINPNNPTGAVYSDETLKAIIQLAREHSLIIFADEIYDKVLYDGVTHTSIASLADDVLFVTLNGLSKNYRACGYRSGWMVVSGAKKSAQDYLDGLNILASMRLCSNVPGQYAIQTALGGYQSINDLVAPGGRLYKQRELAYQLLTAIPGVTCVKPKAALYMFPRLDPKMYPIEDDQKFILELLETEKVLVVQGTGFNWPQTDHFRVVFLPNSDDLTEAIARIARFLENYRKKHGTN; this is encoded by the coding sequence GTGAAAGCCGAAAAAGAGATCTCCAAGCCTGTGCTGAAATCAGCCAAACTGGCCAATGTCTGCTACGACATCCGCGGGCCCGTCATGGCGCGCTCCAAGCAGATGGAGGAAGAGGGCCAGCGCATCATCAAGCTGAACATCGGCAACCTGGCGCCGTTCGGCTTCGATGCGCCGGAGGAAGTGCAGCAGGATGTGATCCTGAACCTGCCCAACTCGTCCGGCTATTCCGATTCCAAGGGCCTGTTCGCCGCGCGCAAGGCGATCATGCACTACACCCAGCTGAAGAAGATCGCGGGCGTCACCATCGACGACATCTACATCGGCAACGGCGCTTCCGAACTCATCGTGATGTCGATGCAGGGACTGCTCAACCCGGGCGACGAAGTGCTGGTGCCCGCGCCCGACTATCCCTTGTGGACGGCGGCGGTGACGCTGGCCGGCGGCACGCCGCGCCATTACATCTGCGACGAGGCCAACGAGTGGAATCCCGACTTGCAGGACATGCGCAGCAAGATCACGCCGAACACCAGGGCCATTGTCGTGATCAATCCCAACAACCCGACCGGCGCGGTGTACTCCGACGAGACGCTCAAGGCGATCATCCAGCTGGCGCGCGAGCATAGCCTGATCATCTTCGCCGACGAGATCTACGACAAGGTGCTGTACGACGGCGTGACGCACACCTCCATCGCTTCGCTGGCCGACGACGTATTGTTCGTCACGCTGAACGGCCTGTCCAAGAACTATCGCGCCTGCGGCTACCGCTCCGGCTGGATGGTCGTCTCCGGTGCGAAAAAATCGGCGCAGGACTACCTGGATGGATTGAATATCCTCGCTTCGATGCGTTTGTGTTCCAACGTGCCGGGGCAATACGCCATCCAGACCGCGCTCGGCGGCTACCAGAGCATCAACGACCTGGTCGCACCCGGCGGGCGCCTGTACAAGCAGCGCGAACTGGCCTACCAGTTGCTCACCGCCATTCCCGGCGTGACCTGCGTCAAGCCGAAGGCGGCGCTGTACATGTTCCCCAGGCTCGATCCCAAAATGTATCCGATCGAGGACGACCAGAAATTCATCCTCGAACTGCTGGAGACCGAGAAGGTGCTGGTGGTGCAGGGCACCGGCTTCAACTGGCCGCAGACCGATCATTTCCGCGTGGTGTTCCTGCCGAACTCCGACGACCTGACCGAGGCCATAGCACGCATCGCGCGCTTCCTGGAAAACTATCGCAAAAAGCACGGTACCAACTAA